The sequence GAACACATCATCTGGTCACCACTAAAATTCCTTGAAGACATAAAAGGAGTCCTTGATTCTAGAATAATGTGAAGGCTTTTAGCAAAGAACTCAAATATGATCTGTTCTGCTTTAGCACCTTCTGAATTGTTGTTGCTACTACTCCTGTTGTGTGAAGATgacatctttctttctttttaccaCTTTTCTATCAGAGAACCGATCAATTGAGCAAACTGTTCCTGGGAAATCAAAATTTTNGTACTGAATCAGGATCCCGGAGAGCAAACCATTCAACTGATTATTTGATCACTtacaaaacccaacaaaaaatcATGATACTAGTAATAGTGTATAGTTTAGATTTCGTGGTTTCTCTAGAGAACagttctttatcttctttgtaAAAGATCAGCAGACGAATATGCCAAAATGGATGGAAACTACACGGATACAGAAGCACTACGATAATCATTTGCGTTCAATGGCTGTTTAAAGCTCAAAGCTAAAAAACCACATTAACAAGCTTCTCAAGACGTATTGATTAGCATATAGAGGCCAGGGGTAGCAAATCACTTATGTAGAAACTCAATTGGTTTCGAAGGAAGCACTTAGAAAGAACAATGGGAACCAAAAGCCATAGAATTACATATCGTATGCTTGGCCAGTAGATAAAGGGGAAAAGACACAATGAGAGATTGTAAGGTTTTTAAGACAATACCTGCTACTACGATCTGTTATATCATCATACTCAACATCAAATGGGCAAGGGAAATCAGGATCATCAAAATCGTCTTGGTAAGATCTACTGGAACTCCTGGAAAATGATGTCCGCGGTGAGCTGTTGGAAGACAGCCTCATTCCAGAATGCTTCCTAAAGTCATCTCTTCCATAAAGAAACAGctagaagaaaaatgaatttaCGATTTTACCCGTTCAGTCACATGATCcagagaaaagataaaagataagacaTGTGAGTACGTTTACCTTGTCTATTGCTGATCCAGATTCACCAGGACCAAAGTTTCTCACAGGCTTCAAGGAAGTGTGTCTCGACAATATTAGATGAGGAGAAGGTGCCACAATGTTTTGTTTGGTCTGGAAAGTCGGAGCTGGGATTCTCACTGGAGCACTCTCAGTACGTGTGATGCCTCTTGAGACGGCCTGTATAGGTGctgaaggagaaggaggaggggAGAAGTCTTGATAAGGAGAATACTCTTCTGCGTAGCTTTCCTTTCTACGACCAGTGGGCATCTCAGAAGGGTGAGGAGGAAGGTTACGGGAACAAGGATGTGAAACCAATGCATGTGAATCCGAGCGAGTAGGCGATGGTGAGCAAGAAACAGAAGGTGGAGACGCCTTGTGACGATCGAAACTCCAGCTATGGCGCCTTTGAAATGGCAGCAAAGGAGGTGAGCCATATGAAAGAGGAAGGGAAGGGAACCTCTTTAAAGGATCAGCCAGGGGACTTCCAACATAATCAGTTATAAACGTTGGAGACATAGGAGNNNNNNNNNNNNNNNNNNNNNNNNNNNNNNNNNNNNNNNNNNNNNNNNNNNNNNNNNNNNNNNNNNNNNNNNNNNNNNNNNNNNNNNNNNNNNNNNNNNNNNNNNNNNNNNNNNNNNNNNNNNNNNNNNNNNNNNNNNNNNNNNNNNNNNNNNNNNNNNNNNNNNNNNNNNNNNNNNNNNNNNNNNNNNNNNNNNNNNNNNNNNNNNNNNNNNNNNNNNNNNNNNNNNNNNNNNNNNNNNNNNNNNNNNNNNNNNNNNNNNNNNNNNNNNNNNNNNNNNNNNNNNNNNNNNNNNNNNNNNNNNNNNNNNNNNNNNNNNNNNNNNNNNNNNNNNNNNNNNNNNNNNNNNNNNNNNNNNNNNNNNNNNNNNNNNNNNNNNNNNNNNNNNNNNNNNNNNNNNNNNNNNNNNNNNNNNNNNNNNNNNNNNNNNNNNNNNNNNNNNNNNNNNNNNNNNNNNNNNNNNNNNNNNNNNNNNNNNNNNNNNNNNNNNNNNNNNNNNNNNNNNNNNNNNNNNNNNNNNNNNNNNNNNNNNNNNNNNNNNNNNNNNNNNNNNNNNNNNNNNNNNNNNNNNNNNNNNNNNNNNNNNNNNNNNNNNNNNNNNNNNNNNNNNNNNNNNNNNNNNNNNNNNNNNNNNNNNNNNNNNNNNNNNNNNNNNNNNNNNNNNNNNNNNNNNNNNNNNNNNNNNNNNNNNNNNNNNNNNNNNNNNNNNNNNNNNNNNNNNNNNNNNNNNNNNNNNNNNNNNNNNNNNNNNNNNNNNNNNNNNNNNNNNNNNNNNNNNNNNNNNNNNNNNNNNNNNNNNNNNNNNNNNNNNNNNNNNNNNNNNNNNNNNNNNNNNNNNNNNNNNNNNNNNNNNNNNNNNNNNNNNNNNNNNNNNNNNNNNNNNNNNNNNNNNNNNNNNNNNNNNNNNNNNNNNNNNNNNNNNNNNNNNNNNNNNNNNNNNNNNNNNNNNNNNNNNNNNNNNNNNNNNNNNNNNNNNNNNNNNNNNNNNNNNNNNNNNNNNNNNNNNNNNNNNNNNNNNNNNNNNNNNNNNNNNNNNNNNNNNNNNNNNNNNNNNNNNNNNNNNNNNNNNNNNNNNNNNNNNNNNNNNNNNNNNNNNNNNNNNNNNNNNNNNNNNNNNNNNNNNNNNNNNNNNNNNNNNNNNNNNNNNNNNNNNNNNNNNNNNNNNNNNNNNNNNNNNNNNNNNNNNNNNNNNNNNNNNNNNNNNNNNNNNNNNNNNNNNNNNNNNNNNNNNNNNNNNNNNNNNNNNNNNNNNNNNNNNNNNNNNNNNNNNNNNNNNNNNNNNNNNNNNNNNNNNNNNNNNNNNNNNNNNNNNNNNNNNNNNNNNNNNNNNNNNNNNNNNNNNNNNNNNNNNNNNNNNNNNNNNNNNNNNNNNNNNNNNNNNNNNNNNNNNNNNNNNNNNNNNNNNNNNNNNNNNNNNNNNNNNNNNNNNNNNNNNNNNNNNNNNNNNNNNNNNNNNNNNNNNNNNNNNNNNNNNNNNNNNNNNNNNNNNNNNNNNNNNNNNNNNNNNNNNNNNNNNNNNNNNNNNNNNNNNNNNNNNNNNNNNNNNNNNNNNNNNNAATTGAAAGAACCCtaaagacgaaaaaaaaaaaaggacaaaactttGGATTACAAAAGAAAGCTTTCGTCTTTCCGACTTGAAAATCAAAAACTATGGAAGaccaaacagaaacaaacccATGATTTGGGGTAAATTTTTGTTCTCAAAAATAATCAAGCGAGGTTTTTCATCATTATCAGATTATTGTTCATTCTATAAAAATTCATTACTTttctagttttttatttttttttcagagacgatgattttgatatcttcttctctccttcgtGACTCGTTCGATACACActttaatattacttaaattcACTTccgattttgttttaatttttggttttttttttaatttaatatataagtttttttttttaactttgtaagTGGGTCCCAGAAGCCAAGTCCTTCGTAGGTAAGGGAAGTTAATATACacaaaatttattatgtgtCGAATGTTTACTAACTTACtatccataaataaataaataaaattactcTTTTCCTTATCGAAAATTAAAAGTTgttatatttagatttttttggtatatatgaaATTCTTAATGTTATCTAGCAAAAATAATGTTCAGAAAATTTTGTGGCAACTGCCAGCTGACTATAAGAAATTGTTGCaattatttttgacattttcatCAGATGTGAGGATATATACTAAATGATTTTGTTAGATAAACAAGTGTTTTTATTCGGcatggagaaaaaaaatgtaaatatgcaacaaacataataaaaaaaagttattaaataaatctTTTTAGATATGAGATATcgtcaaatatttttgttttaaaaatgctAATTAAATTATGGTTAAATCAGTCGTGCTAAAAGATTATCATATCTCACAGCTTTTACGAtccaaaaatgacaaaaatactTTTCCTGCAAAGTAAGGGTGATTTGTTTTGCGTATGATAAAAGTtaaaagtttgtaaaattttaggGTGAAAAATATCCTGGTTATGTTCTCTTGAATGGTTAAGGACAAGACGATTAAGAGCCCTAAATAACGGGAGGAGTCACGGAAGGCTCGAGAGAACAAATCCATTTTCTAATAATgttcattaataatactcattTACTGCTCTGGTCCCATTTACccattaatattataattaactcGGCAGGTAAGACTAATCGTCTCTATGTGTTTTTATAAGGCCTTGGGTCTGAGTTTTTATTGGGCCTTGGGCTTCGTATTCTGACTTGTAGGAAAatccagaaaaagaaaaaacaaaccctaaGGGTTTCGAAGTCTCTCTCCATTTAAGCTCTCATTTTACGCCGCCCCGAAGCTTTCTCCTTGTTGAACTCGACGACCCCTCCTTCCTTCCTGAGAATCCGGCGATCTGATATTTTCCCGGCGGAGAGAAAATGGTTGtggcgaagaagacgaagaagtcCCATGAGGGAATCAACAGCCGATTGGCACTTGTGATGAAGAGTGGAAAGTACACTCTCGGATACAAATCTGTTCTCAAATCCCTTCGCAGCTCCAAAGGTAACAAATTCAAAAAACCTCTCTTTCTTCATTGAGTGTTGTTGGATCTATCGTCTTCGTAGTTAGGTTGAGTAGTAATcgtttgaattgttattggggTTGTTTAGGTAAGCTGATATTGATATCTAACAATTGCCCACCGTTGAGGAGATCAGAGATTGAGTACTACGCCATGCTTGCCAAAGTTGGTGTCCATCACTACAATGGCAACAACGTTGAGTTGGGAACTTCTTGTGGTAAATACTTCCGAGTCTCTTGCCTCAGCATCGTCGATCCTGGTGATTCTGACATCATCAAGGCACTCCCTAGCGATCAGTGATTCTCGTTTTGACTATGATTTTGCCTTGTTGTTCCCTCTATGCTTTATTATGGAACTGTGTTCTTCAAAGACTAAATGTTaggttttatttggtttctaaaACTCCTCAAATGGTTTAATTATTACAACATTTCGTCTCTGTTTAGTAACTATATTATTGTTATGGTGGTAGTAATAGTGAGACTATACTTGCGATTTAGTTTGTTTATGCCAGCCTTTGATCTGGTAGGCATGGGGTGTGAGTAGTGGTTTTGAACTAGTGAAAGAAAGTGGTATTTGAGAGTGGAGTAGAAGAACATAGGAGAGGAAGGTGTATCTGTTTGTTCCATACTTGTTCGGTATTTAGTAAACTCTTAGACTCTATTCAGACTAAGATCATCATCGTACCCTCAAGTCAAGCTCCTCAGGTAGAAGTGTGAGGCAATCTGGTAATCATTGGGTGTGAGTAGTGGTTTTGGGTTGTAAGACACGCGAAAGACTGAGAAGTCTAAGGGAGAGGGGAGGTTATTTTCATGCCAGCCTTGACCAATAGAGCAGTAATGTTATGAGAAAGATAGCATAAActagaaagataatataaactaaaacgAAATATGTAGAAGTGTGAAGTCCATGTAGTTCGTCCATAAGAATTCCAAAGGCACTTCAGTGCCTTATGCTAGTAGCACCTGTTCATAGATGAAATATGCTCAAAAGTGTTTTCCGGTATCAAAGGGTTCCCAGTGGCTACTTGGATTCCAGTCCTTGGAAGCCAGTAAATACCAGAGCCAATAAAAGGGTAGTTCAGATAACCGACTAAACTAAATCTCAATTATCTAAAAGAAAGGGGAAGGTATCATGCTGACAAGTATTATATCAATCAGTTCGGCTATGAACGTGACATCCTGGTCAGTTAATTCGAGTTGCGCAACCATTTCACTCGACATCTTAGAACCAGTGTCACCTTCTTGATAGTAACAGGAGATGAATGTTCCTCACACAGTCACACGTCCTACTCGAATGCGAAAGTGATAGATATGTAGCTGGAGCTGAACCAAAAAGCTCACTATTCTCATTTACTACTCGAAGAATCAGCGACATAGAGTGTTGAATTGAGGACTCAGAGTCTAAACTTCAAAACCAGAAAACAATAGTAGATTTCTCTttccttgaaaaaaaaaaagaatcaactCTAAGACGATACTTTTGATTTTACGAAGCAAGACAAATCTTtctttatcatattttatgATGCTGCCTGCATGTATATCAGTACCACCCTTTTGGAGAATCTATTATAAACTATGACTAATTTAGTTTCGATGTGGAAAATCGTATTCATCTTCAAATCTCTTGTAACGTAAACGCACTACAagatattcttttatttttggtaatggGTATATCACTGTAAGATacttaaataatcaaaattctAGTACTAATTTATCATTTGGGCTACTTGGCATGCAAAATATTTCCCAAGCTACTAGAGAGATAAATCCTAGTATTGTATATCTCAATAGCTTTCTCATCAATAgctcattaaataaataaatttaaagatgGGCAAGAAAAATATGGTTAAAAAGCAAAGTATCCCACTTGGGGATTTTTTTTGGCGGTGCTCTAATGCATGTCCACAACCACAGAATTCAACCATATCTCTATCTCCAAGTCTCTGTCTACAATTTAATCACAcaatataatatacaaattataaagTTATTTATACTCTAAATCCCCTTTCTAGTTGAATATTTTAAGTACAAATTTGTTGTGCTACTGTTAACATAAGAGGAATATGTAATGGTATATGCTTATATTaatcaaagttgaaaataaCTATGCAACTTCCTAACAAGCACTGTTAAATAAATGAGGTTGgagtttatataatttacattaaaaacacaaaaaaaaacaaaacaaaacttgattAAGAGCTAGTAAACACGGGACCAGAGATTAAGGTTAGGGAAGATTATATGTCGACGAGAAAGACAAAACTTAAACCCAGACGATAACGTTTGTGGAgtagaagcaaaaaaaaagggcTCTATAGAGCAGATTACATCTGTTTcgttttctcctttctttttttgttttgcctttttaccaaaaaaaacaattgaataaACAACTTAATAATCAAAGGAAGGCTCACAAAAATGCAGACAAGTTTATAGTTTAGATCTTGCGAAATCATTACAAATATCAAAAGAGATTTTGCATATATTAccagtaaagactaaagagataaagaaacgaaaaaagaaCTAACATAGATCTATCTTTTTTACTGTCGCATGTGTAGGATTGTTTAGTGAATTCTGTGACTTTAGTTACAATCATtttcagcaaaaaaaataattaggaaaATTTACTCAAGTTTTCAAGAGCTTCAATCCAGACAAATAAATAAGTATTTTCCAAATTATGGAGAATTATGAGGCGACACGACACATGGAAAAAAGAGAGCAATAATACACACAGAATTatagagcaaaacaaaacactCACACAAGACTACTTAACAACTCTCCATAGTGTGGCCAAACCATCATAATAGAGATACAACTCGACAAGGTCCTCTTGATTAAAATCACAATTATATAACATATAGCAaggtttatttttgttgtaattattttttcttcaagaaaaataaaaattattgctAGGAGGAAATGATTGTCGTCCCTACAAAGCATTTTGTAATTTGGGAAAAGATATGGTCAGAAGCACAATCTCTACACAAAGGAAAGAAGTCATGGAATTGGATAAGCTCTCTCTTATGGGTCCCAAATTCCTCATTTCATTTTCCAGAGATTAGAGaaagaagtttccaaaaaaaacaacaattaatcatctcaaaatataataatattcctAGTCCCCACTACCTAAGTACATAAAGCTATATATAAACTCCACTTTGAATCACCCAAggcaagaaaccaaaccaaaacagcatttacaaaacaaacaaagccaaaaaacaaaacagagtaacgATGTTTTCAGATcactcaccttcttcttcttcttcttcttcttcttcttcttcttcttcttcttcatctcaagACTTCCAAGAACACTTCATCAACAGTTTCGTCTCCAGAAAATTGCTTCAGCAACTCCCATTTGATCACACCACTGCTCAACAAGCTCATGACCCTGACAAGAACAACTTGAGCGGCAACGTTCTCCTCCTACTCTCTGTCCTTTTATGTGGTATCATCTGCTCCCTCGGGTTGCATTACATCATTCGTTGTGCATTCAC comes from Camelina sativa cultivar DH55 chromosome 19, Cs, whole genome shotgun sequence and encodes:
- the LOC104767622 gene encoding autophagy-related protein 13b-like, with the translated sequence MSPTFITDYVGSPLADPLKRFPSLPLSYGSPPLLPFQRRHSWSFDRHKASPPSVSCSPSPTRSDSHALVSHPCSRNLPPHPSEMPTGRRKESYAEEYSPYQDFSPPPSPSAPIQAVSRGITRTESAPVRIPAPTFQTKQNIVAPSPHLILSRHTSLKPVRNFGPGESGSAIDKLFLYGRDDFRKHSGMRLSSNSSPRTSFSRSSSRSYQDDFDDPDFPCPFDVEYDDITDRSSRYCLKNLTISHCVFSPLSTGQAYDM
- the LOC104765736 gene encoding putative 60S ribosomal protein L30-1 codes for the protein MVVAKKTKKSHEGINSRLALVMKSGKYTLGYKSVLKSLRSSKGKLILISNNCPPLRRSEIEYYAMLAKVGVHHYNGNNVELGTSCGKYFRVSCLSIVDPGDSDIIKALPSDQ